Genomic window (Sphingomonas sp. OV641):
TCAGCATTCATCACGTAAAGCTGCTGCCCGCCGGAACGATCGCTCTCGAACACGATCCGGCTTCCATCGGGCGAATAGCTGCCGCCGGTGTCGATCCCGGGCGAGTTCGTCAGCTTCTGCGGCGTGCCGCCTCCCGCCGCGACGCGATAGAGATCGGTGTTGCCACCCGACGCCATGGAGAAGAGGATCCAGCGGCCATCCGGCGAGAAGCGCGGGGCGAAGGTGGTGGCGACATTTTGCACCACCAGCCGCTGCCGCCCGGAGCCGATTTCATAGACGTAGATCGCCGGCACACGGCCGACATAGCTCATGTACACGATCGATTGCTGGTTCGGCGAAAAGCGCGGGGTCAGCACGATCGACTGGCCATTGGTCAGAAAGCGGTGATTGGCGCCGTCCTGATCCATGATCGACAGGCGCTTGATGCGTTTGCCCTTGGGTCCCGTCTCGGAAACATAGACGACGCGGCTGTCGAAATACGGTCCCTCGCCGGTCAGCCGGGTGTAGACCATGTCGGCGCATTTGTGCGCCGCGCGGCGCCAGTCCGATGGCGGCACCACGAAGCCTTGGCGCATCAGTTCGGTCTGCGCTGACACGTCGAAAAGGTAGCAGCCAACCGTCAGCGTGCCGTCGCCATTGGCACGAATATAGCCTTGTACCAGCGCCTGCGATCCGGTGCCGCCCCAGTAATCGAAGGCGGGCGCCGTCACCTCAGGGAATGATACCGTGCGCAACTGTGCCGGGGACAAGGGATTGAACAGGCCGGAATTGCGCAGGTCGTTCGTCACGATTTCGGCAAGCTGACGGCCGAGCGCATCCGTCGATCCCGCCGGTGTCTGCGCGATCGCGGCTGCCGGCATCGCCGGGATGGCGATCGGCATCGGCGCGGAAATGCCACCGGTCACGTCGACTTCCAGCGGCCCGCCGGCGGTCTGCGCCAGCGCCCCTACGGGCTCGGGCTGGCCCGGCGCCTGACTCTGGGCAGCTGTCCCGGGCACCACTAGCGGCGTTGGCGGCACGTCCTGCGCGATCACCGGCATCGCGAGCATGAGCGGGGCCAACAGGGCAAAGCGTT
Coding sequences:
- the tolB gene encoding Tol-Pal system beta propeller repeat protein TolB; the encoded protein is MKRFALLAPLMLAMPVIAQDVPPTPLVVPGTAAQSQAPGQPEPVGALAQTAGGPLEVDVTGGISAPMPIAIPAMPAAAIAQTPAGSTDALGRQLAEIVTNDLRNSGLFNPLSPAQLRTVSFPEVTAPAFDYWGGTGSQALVQGYIRANGDGTLTVGCYLFDVSAQTELMRQGFVVPPSDWRRAAHKCADMVYTRLTGEGPYFDSRVVYVSETGPKGKRIKRLSIMDQDGANHRFLTNGQSIVLTPRFSPNQQSIVYMSYVGRVPAIYVYEIGSGRQRLVVQNVATTFAPRFSPDGRWILFSMASGGNTDLYRVAAGGGTPQKLTNSPGIDTGGSYSPDGSRIVFESDRSGGQQLYVMNADGSNQQRISFGGGRYGTPAWSPRGDMIAFTRMSGGFRIGIMSPNGSGEKILTNSWHDEGPSWAPNGRVLMFYRSAQGRSGKADLWSVDLTGVNERRVPTPLDGSDPSWGPIRP